In a genomic window of Thermoproteus tenax Kra 1:
- the rpoA1 gene encoding DNA-directed RNA polymerase subunit A', with translation MAVSQIDVVPTKIIKGIKFGILSPDLIRRYSTLEITTSEIYDEGGLPVRSGLMDRRLGVAEPGAKCETCGQSYDVCPGHFGHIELAKPVIHVEFARFIYDVLRATCPHCGRIMLKDEEIRRYSERLQRLKGRWKLLASNLHEKILRKAAERTTCPHCGYKRNKIRFERPYNFYEETETGALIKLDPETVLERLVKVPNSDLELLGIDPTSARPEWAILRVLPVPPPHVRPSIQLETGIRSEDDLTHKLVDIMRMNEKLKIALETGAPTNVIDNLWDLLQYHIATYFDNELPGIPLAKHRGGRPLKGIAQRLKGKEGRFRGSLSGKRVNFSARTVISPDPNLSINEVGVPIDIAKVLTVPERVTQWNLEDLKQAVMRGPEAWPGANYVITPEGRRIDLRYVKDRKQLAEKLAPGWIVERHIRDGDIALFNRQPSLHRVSMMGHIVRVLPGRTFRLHLAVCPPYNADFDGDEMNLHIPQTEEARAEARTLMLVQEHIVTPRYGGAIIGARQDYIIGAYLLSRKTTLLTKKEAAFLVGAMKLEDELPEPAILHPVELWTGKQIISMTLPRDFNWVQPTAFKSTCKEPYTCEKDEWIIIINGNLLAGTLDKKSIGAEQVDSLWHRIARDYSSDVARRWLDSSLRLFLRFLDLRGFSMGLDSLNLPDEALHEVDKIIENGINKAMELIEIYREGRLEAAPGYTVQETLENRLAEILSRVRSDAEAVVDRYIDKRSEAYLMAKTGARGSLTNIVQMVATLGQQTIRGERIKRGYRTRTLPHFPVGDIGPFSGGFVRSSFKRGLTPIEYFFHAAGGRDGLIDTAVRTAQSGYMQRRIINALQDAYVAYDGTVRYGTGLLLQPLYGDDGTDVSKSDHGRPFNINIIKLNTR, from the coding sequence GTGGCCGTTTCCCAGATAGACGTAGTGCCCACTAAGATCATAAAGGGCATTAAGTTCGGCATTCTCAGCCCCGACTTAATAAGGAGATACTCCACCTTAGAGATCACTACATCTGAGATCTACGATGAAGGCGGGCTACCTGTGCGAAGCGGCTTGATGGATAGACGACTGGGAGTGGCCGAGCCTGGAGCGAAATGTGAAACGTGTGGGCAGTCCTACGACGTCTGCCCCGGACACTTCGGCCATATTGAGTTGGCCAAGCCTGTTATCCACGTCGAGTTCGCGCGTTTTATATACGATGTATTGAGGGCCACGTGTCCGCACTGCGGCAGAATAATGCTGAAGGATGAGGAGATAAGGAGATATAGTGAGCGTCTTCAGAGACTCAAGGGCAGATGGAAGCTGTTGGCCTCCAACCTTCATGAGAAAATACTCCGCAAGGCGGCGGAGAGGACTACGTGTCCGCACTGCGGCTACAAACGCAACAAGATACGCTTCGAGAGGCCGTACAATTTCTACGAGGAGACTGAGACAGGCGCTCTGATCAAGTTGGACCCCGAGACTGTACTCGAGCGTCTCGTTAAAGTGCCAAACAGCGACCTAGAGCTGTTGGGCATCGACCCTACATCTGCGAGGCCCGAGTGGGCCATCCTTAGAGTTCTGCCGGTGCCTCCGCCTCACGTAAGGCCCTCGATCCAGTTGGAGACGGGCATCAGGAGCGAGGACGACCTGACTCACAAGCTTGTGGACATAATGAGGATGAACGAAAAGCTGAAGATAGCCTTAGAGACGGGCGCTCCCACTAATGTAATAGATAACCTCTGGGACCTTCTTCAATACCATATAGCCACATATTTCGACAATGAGCTTCCTGGGATCCCACTGGCTAAGCACCGCGGCGGTAGACCTCTAAAGGGCATTGCGCAGAGACTTAAGGGAAAGGAGGGCCGTTTCAGAGGCAGCCTCTCGGGCAAACGCGTCAACTTCTCGGCGCGCACAGTGATAAGCCCTGACCCCAATTTGAGTATAAACGAGGTAGGCGTTCCGATAGATATAGCCAAGGTGCTCACAGTCCCAGAGAGAGTAACTCAGTGGAACTTGGAGGATCTCAAGCAAGCTGTCATGAGGGGGCCTGAGGCGTGGCCTGGAGCCAACTACGTCATTACGCCTGAGGGAAGACGTATAGATTTACGATATGTAAAAGATAGAAAACAGCTCGCGGAGAAGTTGGCCCCCGGCTGGATCGTTGAAAGACACATTAGAGATGGCGATATAGCGTTGTTTAACCGCCAGCCCTCGTTGCATAGGGTCTCCATGATGGGTCATATAGTGAGGGTCCTGCCGGGTAGAACGTTCAGGCTACACTTGGCCGTCTGTCCGCCATACAACGCGGACTTCGATGGAGATGAGATGAACCTACATATACCTCAAACTGAGGAGGCCAGAGCTGAGGCCAGGACGTTGATGCTCGTCCAGGAGCATATAGTCACGCCGCGGTATGGAGGCGCCATAATAGGCGCCCGCCAGGACTACATAATAGGAGCCTACCTCCTATCGCGGAAGACTACATTGCTCACAAAAAAGGAGGCGGCATTTTTAGTAGGAGCGATGAAGCTAGAGGATGAACTGCCAGAGCCTGCGATTTTGCACCCTGTAGAGCTCTGGACGGGCAAACAGATAATCAGTATGACGTTGCCCAGAGATTTCAACTGGGTACAGCCCACTGCGTTTAAATCTACTTGCAAGGAGCCTTATACGTGTGAAAAGGATGAGTGGATCATCATAATCAATGGGAACCTGTTGGCGGGCACACTGGACAAGAAGTCGATAGGCGCGGAGCAAGTGGACTCTCTATGGCACCGCATTGCGCGCGACTACAGCTCCGATGTGGCCAGACGTTGGCTGGACTCCTCCCTACGACTCTTCTTGAGGTTCTTAGATTTGAGAGGCTTCTCTATGGGCCTAGACTCACTGAATTTGCCCGATGAGGCTTTACATGAGGTCGATAAGATAATCGAGAACGGCATAAACAAAGCGATGGAGCTAATAGAGATCTACCGGGAGGGAAGACTGGAAGCGGCGCCGGGCTACACGGTACAAGAGACGCTAGAGAACAGATTGGCCGAGATACTATCGAGGGTCCGCAGCGATGCTGAGGCCGTAGTAGATAGATATATCGATAAGAGGTCCGAGGCCTATTTGATGGCCAAGACGGGCGCCCGCGGTAGCCTAACAAATATTGTACAAATGGTCGCCACGTTGGGGCAACAGACTATCAGAGGAGAGAGGATAAAGCGTGGATATAGGACAAGGACTCTTCCACACTTCCCCGTCGGCGATATAGGGCCATTCTCAGGCGGTTTTGTGAGATCTTCATTTAAACGCGGACTTACGCCAATTGAGTATTTCTTCCACGCAGCTGGAGGAAGAGATGGCTTGATCGATACGGCCGTGCGCACTGCCCAAAGCGGCTATATGCAACGCCGTATAATAAACGCACTCCAGGATGCATATGTGGCCTACGATGGGACTGTTAGATACGGCACGGGCCTCTTGTTACAACCGCTATATGGAGACGATGGGACTGATGTATCTAAGTCAGACCATGGGAGGCCCTTCAATATAAATATCATAAAGCTTAATACGAGGTGA
- a CDS encoding V-type ATP synthase subunit A yields the protein MSGRIEYISGPVVKADLPGARLYELVFVGELKLFGEVVRVQGDKAFIQVYEDTTGIKPGEPVVRSGEPLSAWLGPGLLGRIYDGVQRPLKLIFETTKTPFVARGIGYDQAPPLDLKAEYDFKPVVKQGSEIWPGDILGVVQETSLIEHRIMYPPLPGNTPGTVEWIAEGKYRVDDVIARIRTKHGVVEVKMWHKWPVRRPRPFKEKLPPVEPLITGVRTIDTMFPVAKGGAASIPGPFGSGKTVTIRTLFLYAQARIVVPVLCGERGNEAADALQGLLKLKDPFTGKSLLERTSIIVNTSNMPVAAREASIYTGATIGEYFRDMGYDVLVSADSTSRWAEAMREVALRIGEMPSEEGYPAYLPTRLAEFYERAGRVILIGREERVGSLTIAASVSPPGGDFTEPVTSNTLRFIGAFWPLSPRLAYSRHYPAIDWLMGFSRYVDTVQEWWIKGVDPEWRRMRDTLQTVLSREAELQEIVRILGTEALSEAEKHILNTAFLIREGFLKQDAFNPVDTPSSPKKQVLLMKIIYTYYTEGLKAVESGVAASALRELDIVKRIPRLRMEVTNDKVEELEKALEALKASIAELVAKRAV from the coding sequence ATGAGCGGCCGGATAGAGTACATCTCTGGGCCTGTAGTCAAGGCCGATCTGCCTGGCGCAAGGCTCTATGAACTAGTGTTCGTGGGAGAGCTAAAGCTGTTCGGCGAGGTCGTTAGAGTTCAGGGCGATAAAGCGTTTATACAGGTATATGAGGACACTACGGGCATTAAGCCGGGAGAGCCCGTGGTGAGAAGCGGAGAGCCGCTGAGCGCTTGGTTGGGTCCGGGCTTGTTGGGCAGGATATACGATGGCGTTCAAAGACCTCTGAAACTCATATTTGAGACCACTAAGACGCCGTTCGTAGCCCGCGGCATAGGTTACGATCAAGCGCCTCCTTTAGACCTCAAGGCCGAGTACGACTTCAAGCCCGTGGTGAAGCAAGGGAGTGAGATATGGCCGGGAGATATATTGGGCGTAGTGCAAGAGACCTCGCTCATAGAGCATAGGATAATGTATCCTCCTCTGCCCGGAAACACGCCCGGCACAGTGGAGTGGATCGCCGAGGGCAAATATAGGGTGGACGATGTGATCGCGAGGATAAGGACGAAACACGGAGTGGTCGAGGTAAAGATGTGGCATAAATGGCCCGTCCGCAGGCCCAGGCCGTTCAAGGAGAAGCTCCCGCCGGTAGAGCCCTTGATCACCGGAGTGAGAACCATAGATACCATGTTCCCGGTGGCCAAGGGCGGCGCCGCCTCTATTCCGGGCCCCTTCGGCAGCGGCAAAACGGTCACAATTCGCACTCTATTCCTATACGCCCAAGCTAGGATAGTAGTACCGGTCTTGTGCGGAGAGCGCGGAAACGAAGCCGCCGATGCGCTTCAAGGTTTGTTAAAGCTCAAGGATCCCTTCACTGGCAAATCATTGTTGGAGCGCACGTCGATAATCGTCAACACCTCCAATATGCCGGTCGCAGCCAGAGAGGCCTCCATATATACTGGGGCCACTATAGGCGAATATTTCAGAGATATGGGGTACGATGTATTGGTCTCTGCGGACTCAACATCGCGGTGGGCTGAGGCCATGAGAGAGGTGGCGTTACGCATCGGAGAGATGCCGTCGGAGGAGGGCTACCCAGCTTATCTGCCCACTAGGCTGGCCGAGTTCTACGAACGCGCTGGCAGAGTTATATTGATAGGAAGGGAGGAGAGAGTCGGCTCTCTGACTATAGCGGCTTCTGTGAGCCCGCCAGGCGGCGACTTCACAGAGCCCGTTACATCTAACACCCTGAGGTTTATAGGCGCGTTCTGGCCCCTGTCTCCCAGGCTTGCGTATTCGAGGCATTACCCTGCCATAGACTGGCTCATGGGATTCTCTCGATATGTTGATACAGTTCAGGAGTGGTGGATTAAGGGAGTAGACCCTGAGTGGCGGCGTATGCGCGATACTCTACAGACAGTTCTCAGCAGAGAGGCCGAGTTGCAGGAGATAGTGCGCATATTAGGCACCGAGGCGCTGAGCGAGGCTGAGAAACACATACTTAATACGGCCTTCTTAATCAGAGAGGGCTTCTTAAAGCAAGACGCGTTTAATCCAGTCGACACGCCCAGCTCTCCCAAGAAGCAAGTGTTGCTTATGAAGATTATATATACCTATTATACCGAGGGCTTGAAGGCGGTTGAGTCCGGAGTGGCCGCCTCTGCGCTGAGAGAGCTCGACATAGTGAAACGTATACCGAGACTTCGTATGGAGGTGACAAACGACAAAGTTGAAGAGCTAGAGAAGGCCTTAGAGGCTTTGAAGGCCTCTATAGCGGAGCTAGTTGCTAAGCGGGCCGTCTAA
- a CDS encoding DNA-directed RNA polymerase subunit B: MVDLLPIPIKYRGGDGLFPTSDDRWALVRAFIRDRGIVDHQIRAFNDFVERRLPKIVEEMGTVETEIKGLKVVIERVEIGWPRIKEPDGSESLIYPMEARLRNATYSAPIYLTMTLYVDDEPYATETIYAGELPIVVKSKRCNLTRLKPEEYAKKFEDPEDPGGYFIINGSERVVISQEDLVTDRPIYDVGDKPTVRYLAKVISTGPGYRATMTVEYHKDGVIYVTLSAIPVRIPFTVYMRAMGLESDQDIVLAVSDDPDIQKELLPSLLAGQEIATTRDDALDFIGGKIAVGQPRPIRIERALQILDKYFLPNLNPQKPDDKAMQEARIKKALLLGQVAKGLIEMQLGRRRPDDKDHVANKRVRLVNDLLAQLFRTVMKQFLQELKNQLEKYYARGKIPHLQTIVRPDIITERVKQALATGNWVGGKTGVSQILDRTNYLSTLSYLRRVVSSLSRTQPHFEARDLHPTQWGRLCAVETPEGQNVGLVKNLALLAEVTMGVDESSVEGLLYNLGVVPVLEARRNGVAGAEVYLNGRLIGVHPEPEELVKNIRTMRRQGKVHDEVNVALLGNSIYVNCDGGRIRRPLLVVENGKLKLTREHVQKLVAGELTWNDLIKMGVIEYLDADEEENAHIAVDPQEDLAGYTHMEIIPSSILGAIASIIPYLEHNQSPRNQYEAAMAKQSLGLPQANIMYKLDSRGHMLYYPERPIVTTRGLELIGYSRKPAGQNAVVALLTYTGYNIEDAIIMNKSSVERGFMRSNFYRTYETEEQKYPGGEEDRIEVPDPSARGYRGPEAYGHLDEDGIAPPEVYVSGGEVIIGKTAPPRFYMTLETEKILKERRDASIPVRRGEKGIVDRVVITESPEGNKLVKVRLRELRVPELGDKFASRHGQKGVIGMLLRQEDMPFTEDGIVPDIIVNPHAMPSRMTVGQLLESIAGKAGAMVGRLIDATPFEGVPESELRELLMKLGYRWDGKEVMYSGITGEKLVADIFIGIVYYQKLHHMVADKIHARSRGPVQILTRQPTEGRSREGGLRLGEMERDVLIAHGASALLYERMVESSDKYVMYVCELCGLPAYLDAKTNRPKCPIHGETGQFAKVVVPYAFKLLLQELISLGIYPKLELAEILE; the protein is encoded by the coding sequence ATGGTAGATCTGCTCCCCATACCCATTAAATATCGAGGAGGGGATGGGCTGTTTCCTACCTCCGATGACAGATGGGCCCTCGTAAGGGCGTTCATAAGGGATAGAGGCATAGTAGACCACCAGATAAGAGCTTTCAACGACTTTGTTGAAAGGCGTCTGCCCAAGATCGTTGAGGAGATGGGGACTGTGGAGACGGAGATAAAGGGCTTGAAAGTCGTGATAGAGAGGGTTGAAATTGGTTGGCCGCGTATAAAGGAGCCGGACGGCTCGGAATCTCTCATCTATCCCATGGAGGCCAGGCTGCGCAACGCCACCTACAGTGCCCCCATATATCTCACAATGACGCTTTACGTCGACGATGAGCCCTACGCGACAGAAACAATATACGCGGGCGAGCTGCCAATAGTAGTTAAGTCTAAGAGGTGCAACTTGACTAGACTAAAGCCGGAGGAGTATGCCAAGAAGTTTGAGGATCCGGAGGATCCGGGCGGCTACTTCATAATTAACGGAAGCGAGCGCGTTGTTATAAGCCAAGAGGATCTTGTGACAGATAGGCCTATATATGACGTAGGCGATAAACCAACGGTAAGATATCTCGCCAAGGTGATCTCAACGGGGCCGGGCTACCGCGCTACCATGACGGTGGAATATCACAAAGACGGCGTAATATACGTGACGCTTTCCGCCATACCGGTGAGAATACCTTTCACGGTCTACATGCGCGCCATGGGTCTAGAGAGCGACCAAGATATAGTTCTTGCCGTCTCTGACGATCCCGATATCCAGAAGGAGCTATTGCCCTCGCTGTTGGCTGGACAAGAGATAGCCACTACTAGGGACGATGCACTGGACTTCATAGGCGGCAAGATAGCCGTGGGACAGCCCCGGCCCATAAGGATAGAGAGGGCGCTCCAGATACTCGACAAATACTTCCTGCCGAACTTGAACCCACAGAAGCCAGACGATAAGGCCATGCAGGAGGCCAGAATAAAGAAGGCGTTGTTGTTGGGCCAAGTAGCCAAGGGCCTCATAGAGATGCAACTCGGCAGAAGGAGGCCAGACGATAAGGATCACGTCGCCAATAAGCGCGTGCGACTGGTCAACGATCTGTTGGCCCAACTATTCAGAACTGTGATGAAGCAGTTCCTCCAAGAGTTGAAGAATCAATTGGAGAAATATTACGCCAGAGGCAAGATACCTCACCTTCAGACCATAGTGAGACCCGACATTATTACGGAGCGTGTGAAACAGGCGCTCGCCACAGGAAACTGGGTGGGAGGAAAGACGGGCGTTTCGCAGATACTTGACAGAACTAACTATCTGTCGACGCTTAGTTATCTGAGGAGGGTCGTATCTTCTTTGAGCAGAACTCAGCCTCACTTCGAGGCCCGCGATCTTCATCCAACCCAGTGGGGCAGACTATGCGCCGTTGAGACGCCTGAAGGTCAGAACGTCGGGTTGGTCAAGAATTTGGCTTTGTTGGCTGAAGTGACAATGGGAGTTGATGAGTCGAGTGTGGAGGGACTCTTGTATAATTTGGGCGTAGTGCCCGTGTTAGAGGCTAGACGTAACGGCGTAGCTGGAGCTGAGGTGTACCTCAACGGCAGATTGATAGGAGTGCATCCAGAGCCGGAGGAGTTGGTTAAAAACATCAGAACCATGAGGAGACAAGGGAAGGTCCACGACGAAGTTAATGTCGCCCTCTTGGGCAACTCGATATATGTGAACTGCGATGGCGGACGTATAAGGCGCCCTCTATTGGTTGTCGAGAACGGCAAACTGAAGCTAACAAGGGAGCACGTACAGAAGTTGGTGGCCGGCGAGCTGACGTGGAACGACCTGATTAAAATGGGCGTGATCGAGTATCTGGACGCAGATGAGGAGGAAAATGCGCATATAGCTGTAGATCCTCAGGAGGATCTCGCTGGGTACACCCATATGGAGATTATTCCTTCATCTATCCTCGGGGCCATAGCCTCCATTATCCCATACCTAGAACACAACCAATCGCCGCGCAACCAATACGAGGCAGCGATGGCCAAACAGTCCCTAGGGCTTCCTCAAGCCAATATTATGTACAAACTAGACTCTAGAGGGCACATGTTGTACTATCCGGAGAGACCCATAGTCACTACGAGGGGTCTAGAGCTCATTGGATATTCGCGGAAGCCGGCTGGCCAGAACGCCGTAGTCGCACTGCTGACATATACGGGCTACAATATAGAGGACGCCATAATTATGAACAAATCCTCTGTCGAGAGGGGCTTTATGCGCTCGAACTTCTATCGTACCTATGAGACGGAGGAACAGAAATATCCTGGCGGCGAGGAGGACAGAATAGAGGTGCCGGACCCCTCGGCGCGAGGCTATAGGGGGCCCGAGGCCTACGGACACTTGGACGAGGACGGAATAGCTCCGCCAGAGGTCTACGTCTCAGGCGGCGAGGTCATAATAGGGAAGACTGCGCCTCCGCGTTTCTACATGACTCTGGAAACTGAGAAAATTCTAAAGGAGCGTCGGGACGCCTCGATACCTGTAAGAAGGGGCGAAAAGGGCATCGTCGATAGAGTCGTGATAACGGAGTCGCCCGAGGGCAACAAGCTGGTCAAAGTGAGACTGAGGGAGCTCCGTGTGCCTGAGTTGGGCGATAAGTTTGCGTCGCGCCACGGACAGAAGGGTGTTATCGGAATGCTCCTAAGGCAGGAGGACATGCCGTTTACAGAGGACGGCATAGTGCCCGATATAATAGTAAATCCACACGCCATGCCCTCCCGCATGACTGTTGGCCAACTCCTTGAATCCATAGCTGGGAAGGCAGGTGCTATGGTAGGGAGATTGATAGATGCCACCCCCTTCGAGGGGGTTCCCGAGTCGGAGCTCAGAGAGCTCCTTATGAAGTTGGGATATAGATGGGATGGCAAAGAGGTTATGTACAGCGGAATCACAGGAGAAAAGTTGGTCGCCGATATCTTTATAGGGATTGTGTACTATCAGAAGCTCCACCATATGGTAGCCGATAAGATCCACGCGCGCTCGAGAGGGCCTGTGCAAATCTTGACTAGACAGCCCACTGAGGGCAGATCTAGAGAGGGAGGGCTGAGGCTAGGCGAGATGGAGCGCGACGTGCTCATCGCCCACGGAGCATCCGCGTTGCTCTATGAGAGGATGGTCGAATCCAGCGATAAATACGTCATGTACGTCTGCGAACTCTGCGGCCTGCCCGCATATCTGGACGCAAAGACGAATAGGCCTAAGTGTCCTATTCACGGAGAGACTGGCCAGTTCGCCAAAGTGGTGGTCCCCTATGCGTTCAAGCTATTGCTCCAAGAGCTGATATCTCTGGGCATATACCCCAAATTAGAGCTGGCCGAAATCCTAGAGTAA
- a CDS encoding V-type ATP synthase subunit F — protein sequence MSIVLGDKYTVDLFKLMGFNGRSFNNAKELYEYLLKNLHIYNVFFISSNYAKEMRKELDELRMRNPNKVFVEVPSVMENMEREVNYLQLVRQVLGG from the coding sequence GTGTCCATAGTGTTAGGCGATAAATATACCGTCGATCTCTTTAAGCTAATGGGATTTAATGGCAGATCTTTTAATAATGCAAAGGAATTGTATGAGTATTTATTGAAAAATTTACATATATACAATGTGTTTTTTATATCATCAAATTATGCAAAAGAAATGAGGAAAGAGCTCGATGAGCTGAGGATGAGAAATCCCAATAAAGTTTTCGTTGAAGTTCCCAGCGTCATGGAAAATATGGAAAGAGAGGTCAATTACTTGCAGTTGGTTAGACAAGTACTGGGAGGCTGA
- a CDS encoding CDP-2,3-bis-(O-geranylgeranyl)-sn-glycerol synthase: protein MIDQLIFALVLIWPSYVANGLAVLAALIPRRHPVDFGKMWRGRRILGDGKTFEGLLIGTLFGSTLGWLPNLLVHMLTPLDAFMLAVSALVGDILGAFIKRRLCLPRGYPAFPLDQLDFLLMSLLVYSLYKDISILTIILSIIITPIIHRLTNILAYIAKLKKEPW from the coding sequence ATGATTGATCAGTTGATCTTCGCGCTAGTTTTGATCTGGCCCTCCTATGTTGCCAACGGCCTCGCAGTGCTCGCCGCTCTTATCCCAAGGCGCCACCCCGTGGATTTCGGGAAGATGTGGAGGGGACGCCGGATCTTAGGCGACGGCAAAACTTTCGAGGGGCTCCTCATAGGTACGCTGTTCGGCTCCACCCTGGGGTGGTTGCCCAACCTATTGGTGCACATGCTTACCCCTCTTGACGCCTTCATGTTAGCGGTCTCAGCCCTTGTTGGCGACATCTTAGGGGCCTTTATAAAAAGGCGCCTATGTCTCCCCCGGGGCTATCCTGCCTTTCCGCTCGATCAACTCGACTTTCTCCTAATGTCATTACTTGTATATTCTCTATATAAAGATATATCTATTTTAACAATAATATTATCAATAATTATTACTCCAATAATTCATAGATTGACTAATATACTTGCTTATATTGCTAAATTAAAAAAGGAGCCGTGGTAG
- a CDS encoding V-type ATP synthase subunit E, with amino-acid sequence MSFFQDLVNQHIKELEDFKRKIIDDLENSIRQRSYTILTKYSEQIASAQSQMTLERERLLYEALVESRKKVAETYNEVVEKVKTEIYRYIDNNRTNERYIKFIETSLVKAREIVGDNMVVYVSAKDKNAVTALMRKLNIRGEVEEKDILGGLIASSRDGSITLDMSIESLISSNIEEIKRVIYSVL; translated from the coding sequence GTGAGCTTTTTCCAAGACCTAGTAAATCAACACATAAAGGAGCTTGAGGATTTTAAACGTAAAATTATCGATGATCTAGAAAATAGTATTAGACAGAGATCGTATACGATATTGACGAAATATTCGGAGCAGATAGCGAGTGCCCAGAGCCAGATGACTCTTGAGAGGGAGAGACTTCTCTACGAGGCCTTAGTGGAGAGCCGAAAGAAGGTAGCCGAGACCTACAATGAGGTCGTCGAGAAGGTTAAAACAGAAATATATAGATATATTGATAATAATAGAACAAATGAGAGATATATAAAATTCATTGAGACCTCGTTAGTTAAGGCCAGAGAGATAGTCGGCGATAATATGGTTGTCTATGTTTCGGCAAAGGACAAGAACGCAGTGACGGCGCTTATGAGGAAGCTCAACATAAGAGGAGAGGTTGAAGAGAAGGACATTCTGGGCGGCCTCATCGCATCTTCCCGTGATGGATCTATAACATTAGATATGAGTATAGAGAGTTTAATAAGTAGTAATATAGAAGAAATTAAAAGGGTTATTTATTCTGTCCTATGA
- a CDS encoding C2H2-type zinc finger protein codes for MPAELCLICGGEEKGYLLLMHQFKCTICGESIAWDNVVSHYMKHVKISGNDAICGVCNAKVKRAEIRDHIRSHFVIRRDRRFFCGVCGREFLNVKSLLVHIRRDHE; via the coding sequence ATGCCTGCCGAGCTATGCCTTATATGCGGCGGAGAAGAAAAGGGCTACTTGTTACTGATGCATCAGTTCAAATGCACTATATGCGGCGAATCTATAGCTTGGGACAACGTGGTGTCCCACTATATGAAACATGTCAAGATCTCGGGCAACGACGCGATATGCGGCGTGTGCAATGCTAAAGTCAAGAGAGCCGAAATCCGGGACCACATCAGATCACACTTCGTCATAAGGCGAGACCGCAGGTTCTTCTGTGGCGTATGCGGCCGGGAGTTTTTAAACGTGAAATCGCTCCTCGTCCATATAAGGAGAGACCACGAATGA
- a CDS encoding DNA-directed RNA polymerase subunit H, protein MSKRVLEHSLGPQEVVVLTKEEARALLRKLRVRPWQIPWIRSSDPLVKAVGAKPGDVIKIVRRSETAGESVIYRLVVPG, encoded by the coding sequence GTGAGCAAAAGAGTTCTTGAGCACTCTCTAGGGCCTCAGGAGGTCGTCGTATTAACTAAGGAGGAGGCCAGGGCGTTGCTCCGAAAGCTGAGAGTAAGGCCCTGGCAGATACCTTGGATAAGGTCGAGCGATCCCCTTGTTAAAGCGGTTGGCGCGAAGCCAGGCGATGTGATCAAGATAGTGAGACGTTCTGAGACTGCGGGAGAATCAGTTATATATAGACTAGTTGTGCCGGGCTAA